One genomic region from Deltaproteobacteria bacterium encodes:
- a CDS encoding DUF512 domain-containing protein, whose product MNKQPPHTHPGLCILNIRSGTPAQALSLLRGDRLVRINGYEIHDPLDVRFYGSEDVLTLEFERNGKRYSLSVEKEIDEDLGLEFEAPPTLTCKNHCLFCFVHQMPRGLRHALYLKDDDYRLSFLHGNYITLTNCDEADYERIFRQRLSPLYISVHATNDTVRRKILGNPNAPPILPALKRLTEEGIRIHVQVVLCRGINDGKVLERTVSDLAAFYPEIQSVAVVPVGLTRFRKNLPQLSPLTASDAVNLLYLLHPMQERFRKTFGESWIFPADEFYLMAGLPFPPLDTYDDLPQFENGIGMVPLLQQEVNETIRDLPSGRVKNEITIGTGHLAYPVLQELLVGVSKNTGTTINLLAITNHFFGPAVTVSGLLTGSDLLKGFADRNHGKTIYLPSNMLDSGGTLFLDGLTVKDVQKKLDCRLRFITPSAEGLLSPFRKR is encoded by the coding sequence ATGAACAAGCAACCGCCGCACACACATCCCGGATTGTGCATCCTGAATATCCGGTCGGGAACACCCGCACAAGCGCTGAGCCTGCTCCGCGGGGATCGGCTGGTCCGGATCAACGGTTACGAAATCCACGATCCGCTCGACGTCCGTTTTTACGGAAGCGAAGACGTGCTGACCCTGGAATTCGAACGGAACGGGAAGCGTTACAGTCTCTCCGTGGAGAAGGAGATCGACGAAGACCTCGGGCTGGAATTCGAGGCGCCGCCGACCCTGACCTGCAAAAACCACTGTCTCTTCTGTTTTGTCCACCAGATGCCTCGCGGCCTGCGGCATGCTCTCTATCTCAAAGATGACGACTACCGCCTCTCCTTTCTCCACGGGAACTATATCACCCTGACCAATTGCGACGAGGCGGATTACGAACGGATTTTCCGGCAGCGGCTTTCTCCGCTCTACATCTCCGTACATGCCACGAACGATACCGTCCGAAGGAAGATTCTCGGCAATCCCAATGCCCCGCCCATCCTGCCGGCACTGAAGCGCCTGACCGAAGAGGGCATCCGAATCCACGTGCAGGTCGTCCTCTGCCGGGGAATCAACGACGGGAAGGTCCTGGAACGTACCGTCTCCGACCTCGCGGCCTTTTATCCGGAGATACAATCCGTCGCAGTCGTACCGGTCGGACTGACCCGGTTTCGGAAAAACCTCCCGCAGCTTTCTCCACTAACCGCCTCCGATGCGGTGAATCTGTTGTACCTTCTCCACCCTATGCAGGAAAGGTTCCGAAAAACTTTCGGAGAAAGCTGGATCTTCCCTGCCGACGAATTCTACCTGATGGCCGGCCTCCCCTTCCCTCCGCTGGATACCTATGATGATCTTCCACAATTTGAAAACGGTATCGGCATGGTCCCCTTGCTGCAACAAGAGGTCAACGAAACAATCCGGGACCTTCCTTCCGGCCGGGTCAAAAACGAAATCACGATCGGGACCGGCCATCTGGCTTACCCCGTTCTACAGGAACTCCTTGTTGGTGTGTCAAAAAATACCGGAACAACCATCAATCTTCTGGCGATTACAAACCATTTTTTCGGCCCGGCCGTCACCGTCTCCGGTCTGCTCACCGGCTCCGATCTTCTCAAGGGCTTCGCGGACCGGAACCATGGAAAGACGATTTATCTCCCCTCCAACATGCTGGACTCCGGCGGTACACTCTTTCTGGACGGTTTGACCGTAAAAGATGTACAAAAGAAGCTGGATTGCCGACTCCGATTCATCACACCGTCTGCAGAAGGGCTCCTCTCCCCTTTCCGGAAAAGATGA
- a CDS encoding type II secretion system F family protein, translating to MEVFKYAGKTSSGGIKKGVIEAASRDAAVAILRQQGVRTTSIKPKPKDIEIKIPGLGGGVKEAEIVIFTRQFATMIDAGLPLVQCLDILSAQTENKNFAKVISAVKQDVEDGSTYADALRKHPNIFSDLYVNMVEAGEVGGILDTILNRLAGYIEKAMKLKKKVKGAMVYPATVVSVAVIVVVIIMVYVIPVFQKMFSGFGGVLPAPTRLVIAMSEFLKANIFYIIMGLFAFVVTFSQTYKRNSKFKKGVHIVLLKFPLIGPLIRKVAVAKFTRTLGTLISSGVPILDGMDIVARTANNKVIEEAVMKTRTSIQEGRTISEPLAETKVFPPMVVQMIGVGEQTGALDSMLSKIADFYDEEVDNAVSALTSMLEPIMMVFLGGTVGFLVVSMYLPVFRMADMIH from the coding sequence ATGGAAGTTTTCAAGTACGCAGGAAAAACGAGTTCCGGCGGGATCAAGAAAGGGGTCATCGAAGCGGCTTCCCGCGACGCTGCGGTCGCTATCCTTCGCCAACAGGGTGTCCGTACGACCTCCATAAAACCCAAACCGAAAGACATTGAAATCAAGATCCCCGGCCTGGGGGGCGGCGTCAAAGAAGCCGAAATTGTTATCTTTACCCGTCAGTTCGCCACCATGATCGACGCCGGGCTTCCGCTGGTACAATGCCTCGACATCCTCTCGGCACAGACGGAAAACAAGAACTTCGCCAAGGTCATTTCCGCAGTCAAGCAGGATGTGGAAGACGGATCCACCTATGCCGACGCCCTTCGCAAACACCCAAACATTTTCAGTGACCTCTATGTCAACATGGTGGAAGCCGGCGAGGTCGGCGGTATTTTAGACACCATCTTGAACCGCTTGGCCGGATACATTGAAAAGGCGATGAAATTGAAGAAAAAAGTGAAGGGCGCCATGGTCTATCCGGCAACGGTGGTCAGCGTTGCCGTCATTGTGGTGGTCATCATCATGGTCTACGTCATCCCGGTCTTTCAAAAAATGTTCTCCGGCTTCGGGGGGGTTCTGCCCGCTCCGACCCGGCTCGTGATTGCCATGAGTGAATTCCTGAAAGCAAACATCTTCTATATAATCATGGGGCTGTTTGCCTTCGTCGTTACCTTTTCCCAAACCTACAAGCGAAATTCAAAATTCAAAAAAGGGGTCCACATCGTCCTGCTGAAATTCCCCCTGATCGGTCCTCTGATCCGGAAGGTCGCCGTCGCCAAATTCACACGAACTCTGGGGACCCTGATCAGCAGTGGTGTACCGATCCTCGACGGGATGGACATCGTTGCACGGACGGCCAACAACAAGGTGATCGAAGAAGCCGTTATGAAGACCCGTACCAGCATCCAGGAAGGGCGGACCATTTCCGAACCGCTTGCAGAGACCAAGGTCTTCCCACCGATGGTCGTACAGATGATCGGCGTGGGAGAACAGACGGGGGCCCTCGACTCCATGCTGAGCAAGATTGCCGACTTCTACGATGAGGAAGTGGATAATGCCGTCTCCGCCCTGACCTCCATGCTGGAACCGATCATGATGGTTTTCCTGGGGGGAACCGTCGGCTTTCTTGTCGTCTCCATGTATCTGCCGGTCTTCCGGATGGCAGACATGATTCATTAA
- the pilB gene encoding type IV-A pilus assembly ATPase PilB has translation MAGRLGALLMNAHLISEDQLQQALAKQKKEGGRLGSNLVQMGFVQEDNLISFLSQQYGIPSVDVTNFEIDPEVVKLIPSEVAQKYMIMPINRTGSTLTIAMVDPSNVFAIDDVKFMTGYNVEPVVASEGSIKQAIDQYYDSADMLQTVMQDIQDEINIDIIEDVEEDLDLGEIKQAVEDAPVVKLVNLILSEAIKKGASDIHIEPYEKEFRVRYRIDGVLYETMAPPKRLKDALTSRLKIMAELDIAERRLPQDGRIKLKMKNKEVDLRVSTLPTLFGEKVVMRILDKSNLMLDMTKLGFDPEALKKLQEAIFSPYGMVLVTGPTGSGKSTTLYSAMGQINNPEINIMTAEDPVEYNLFGINQVQMKEEIGLNFAAALRSFLRQDPDVVMVGEIRDYETAEIGVKAALTGHLVLSTLHTNDAPSTINRLLNMGIEPFLVASSVILIMAQRLARRICPECKQQVEIPEKTLIDIGLSPKQAAGITCYQGTGCSKCNDTGYKGRVGLYEVMPVDEQIRELILEGASATEIKHLAISNGMESLRMAALKKLMDGQTTLDEVLRVTFGD, from the coding sequence ATGGCTGGAAGACTCGGCGCTCTCCTGATGAACGCGCACCTGATCAGCGAAGACCAGTTACAGCAGGCATTGGCAAAGCAAAAAAAAGAAGGCGGGAGGCTGGGCAGTAATCTCGTCCAGATGGGATTTGTCCAGGAAGACAACCTGATCAGCTTCCTGAGTCAGCAGTATGGCATCCCTTCCGTGGATGTCACGAACTTCGAAATCGATCCCGAAGTCGTCAAGCTCATTCCATCCGAGGTCGCACAAAAATATATGATCATGCCCATCAACCGGACCGGCTCGACCTTGACCATCGCGATGGTCGACCCCTCAAACGTTTTTGCCATCGATGACGTAAAGTTCATGACCGGCTACAATGTCGAACCGGTTGTGGCATCGGAAGGTTCGATCAAACAGGCCATCGATCAATACTACGATTCGGCCGACATGCTGCAGACGGTTATGCAAGACATTCAGGATGAGATCAACATCGATATCATCGAAGATGTCGAAGAAGACCTTGATCTGGGCGAAATCAAACAGGCCGTGGAAGATGCCCCCGTTGTCAAACTGGTGAATTTAATTCTTTCGGAAGCCATAAAGAAGGGTGCCAGCGATATCCATATCGAACCCTATGAAAAGGAGTTCCGGGTCCGCTACCGGATCGACGGGGTCCTCTATGAAACCATGGCACCTCCGAAACGGCTGAAGGACGCCCTCACCTCCCGATTGAAGATCATGGCCGAACTCGATATTGCCGAACGGCGTCTTCCCCAGGACGGACGAATCAAGTTGAAAATGAAAAACAAGGAGGTCGATCTGCGTGTTTCAACCCTGCCGACCCTCTTCGGGGAGAAGGTCGTGATGCGGATCCTGGACAAGAGCAATCTTATGCTCGACATGACCAAACTCGGTTTTGATCCCGAGGCCCTGAAGAAACTGCAGGAAGCGATCTTTTCGCCCTACGGCATGGTCCTCGTCACGGGCCCGACCGGAAGCGGAAAATCGACCACCCTCTATTCCGCCATGGGGCAGATCAACAATCCCGAGATCAACATCATGACGGCGGAGGATCCCGTGGAGTACAACCTCTTCGGCATCAACCAGGTGCAGATGAAAGAGGAAATCGGACTGAACTTTGCCGCGGCACTCCGCTCTTTTCTGCGCCAGGACCCGGACGTCGTCATGGTCGGGGAGATCCGGGATTACGAAACGGCCGAGATCGGCGTCAAGGCCGCCCTCACAGGGCACCTGGTCCTGAGTACCCTGCATACCAACGACGCACCCAGTACGATCAACCGGCTGCTGAACATGGGAATCGAACCCTTCCTGGTGGCCTCTTCGGTCATCCTGATCATGGCCCAGCGCCTGGCCCGCCGGATCTGCCCCGAATGCAAGCAACAGGTGGAGATCCCTGAAAAAACCCTTATTGACATCGGGCTGTCACCGAAACAGGCTGCCGGTATCACCTGTTACCAGGGAACGGGATGCAGCAAATGCAACGATACCGGCTACAAAGGCCGGGTCGGGCTCTATGAAGTCATGCCGGTCGATGAACAGATCCGGGAGTTGATCCTTGAAGGCGCCTCAGCGACGGAGATCAAACATCTCGCCATCAGCAACGGCATGGAATCTCTCCGGATGGCCGCGCTGAAAAAGCTGATGGACGGTCAGACCACGCTGGACGAAGTCCTCCGGGTAACCTTCGGAGACTAA
- a CDS encoding glycosyltransferase, giving the protein MYREKPSVSVIIPTYNRYSLLCEAISSVISQNDQDFELIIIDDGSTDGTGDVGKKFQGKLQYHYQKRRGVSAARNQGIRHARGKWICFLDSDDLWHPRKLEIQRSIMEKDPSMQISYTEEIWYRRGLRVNPGKKHAKQTGWIFEHCLPLCIISPSSVMIRKTLFREIPPFDESFPVCEDYDLWLRISQRYPVHLIREPLITKRNGHPGQLSASGWGFDRYRVRSIARLLRSGRLSTSQKKAARIILRKKCTILSQGFHKRGKTAEGKYYEQLCKTAEDA; this is encoded by the coding sequence ATGTATCGTGAAAAACCGTCCGTCAGTGTTATTATTCCCACATACAACCGCTATTCACTCCTTTGTGAGGCAATATCGTCCGTTATCTCCCAGAATGATCAGGATTTTGAACTGATCATTATAGATGACGGTTCGACCGATGGAACCGGCGACGTGGGGAAAAAATTTCAGGGGAAGCTGCAATACCATTATCAGAAAAGAAGGGGCGTCAGTGCCGCCCGGAATCAGGGGATCCGTCATGCACGGGGGAAGTGGATTTGCTTCCTCGATTCCGACGACCTCTGGCATCCCCGGAAACTGGAAATCCAGCGTTCAATCATGGAGAAGGATCCGTCGATGCAGATCTCTTACACGGAAGAGATCTGGTACCGCCGCGGTCTCCGCGTCAACCCCGGGAAGAAACACGCCAAGCAGACCGGCTGGATTTTCGAACACTGTCTTCCGCTCTGCATCATCAGCCCTTCCTCCGTCATGATCCGGAAGACTCTCTTCCGGGAAATCCCTCCCTTCGACGAAAGTTTTCCAGTCTGCGAAGATTACGACCTCTGGCTCCGGATCTCTCAGCGGTATCCCGTCCATCTAATCCGGGAACCCCTGATCACCAAGCGGAACGGCCATCCCGGACAGCTTTCAGCAAGCGGCTGGGGCTTTGATCGATACCGGGTCAGAAGTATCGCCCGTCTCCTCCGGTCGGGGCGGCTTTCCACATCCCAGAAGAAGGCCGCCCGGATCATCCTCCGGAAGAAATGCACCATTCTTTCTCAAGGATTTCATAAAAGGGGAAAGACGGCGGAAGGAAAATATTATGAACAGCTCTGCAAGACCGCAGAAGATGCGTGA
- a CDS encoding sigma-54-dependent Fis family transcriptional regulator, with protein sequence MSKATILVVDDEKLICWSLKEKLEKENYEVLTAGSGEEAMEIINQAQPDLILQDNKLPGISGIELLEEIKKIREESLVIMMTAYGDVNTSVKAMKLGAYDFVEKPFDIDMIKLTIAKALETVNLKQEVQVYKNREKAQYGIDNVIGKTPAMQKVFEMVGKLSKSDATTVLLQGESGTGKDVIAKAIHYQSRRVEKPYMEINCTSLPDTLIESELFGHEKGAFTDAKAMKKGLFELTDGGTILLDEIGDMPMPTQAKLLRVIENKSFKRVGGVKNIVVDVRIIAATNKDLHEASRDGTFRADLFYRLKVFPIYLPPLRERKDDIPLLARHFIQFFNREFKRKVKGISRKTEELMMRYDWPGNVRELKNVIERAIILESSEMILSEHLPMEITMPSQSSTPKGLPVKLPAEGISMSEVEMELIRQALETAQGNQVHAARLLKMSRDTLRYRMKKYNLL encoded by the coding sequence ATGTCAAAAGCGACCATCCTTGTTGTCGATGACGAAAAATTAATCTGCTGGTCCCTGAAAGAGAAACTCGAAAAAGAGAACTACGAAGTCCTGACGGCCGGCTCCGGAGAAGAGGCGATGGAAATTATCAACCAGGCCCAACCCGACCTGATCCTGCAGGACAACAAACTCCCCGGCATCAGCGGCATAGAACTTCTGGAAGAAATCAAGAAGATCCGGGAAGAGTCCCTGGTCATCATGATGACCGCCTACGGCGACGTCAACACCTCAGTGAAGGCGATGAAGTTAGGGGCCTACGATTTCGTGGAAAAGCCCTTTGACATCGACATGATCAAACTGACCATCGCCAAAGCCCTGGAAACAGTCAATCTGAAACAGGAGGTGCAGGTTTACAAAAACCGTGAGAAAGCACAGTACGGAATCGACAATGTCATTGGAAAAACACCGGCCATGCAGAAGGTCTTTGAGATGGTTGGGAAACTCTCCAAGAGTGATGCCACCACCGTTCTGCTCCAGGGAGAGAGCGGAACCGGCAAGGACGTCATTGCCAAGGCCATCCATTATCAAAGCCGCCGGGTGGAAAAACCCTACATGGAGATCAACTGCACCTCTCTGCCGGACACACTGATTGAGAGTGAACTCTTCGGCCATGAGAAAGGGGCCTTCACCGACGCCAAGGCAATGAAAAAGGGACTCTTCGAACTGACCGACGGGGGAACCATCCTTCTCGATGAAATCGGCGACATGCCGATGCCGACGCAGGCCAAGCTGCTTCGCGTGATCGAAAACAAGTCCTTCAAACGGGTCGGCGGTGTAAAAAATATTGTCGTTGATGTTCGAATCATCGCCGCGACGAATAAAGACCTGCATGAGGCGTCCCGCGACGGGACCTTCCGGGCGGATCTCTTCTACCGCCTCAAGGTCTTTCCGATCTATCTGCCTCCTCTGCGGGAACGGAAAGACGATATTCCTCTGCTGGCCCGTCATTTCATCCAGTTCTTCAACCGGGAGTTCAAACGAAAGGTCAAGGGGATTTCCCGGAAAACGGAAGAGCTGATGATGCGTTATGACTGGCCGGGGAATGTACGTGAATTAAAAAATGTGATCGAACGGGCGATCATCCTTGAAAGTTCCGAAATGATCCTCTCGGAACATCTCCCCATGGAGATCACAATGCCTTCACAATCCTCCACACCTAAGGGACTCCCGGTCAAGCTGCCCGCAGAAGGGATTTCCATGTCGGAAGTTGAAATGGAGCTGATCCGACAAGCCCTTGAAACGGCACAGGGAAACCAGGTTCATGCTGCGCGTCTGCTCAAGATGAGTCGGGATACACTACGATACCGCATGAAAAAATATAATCTCCTCTGA
- a CDS encoding type IV pilus twitching motility protein PilT → MPLSLHQLLKTMIEKGASDLHITTGSPPQIRIDGKLAPMNLPDLAPAETKQLCYSVLTDAQKHRFEDQNELDVSFGVKGLSRFRANFFVQRGAMAAAFRTIPYKILSFQELGLPPIVEKLCEKPRGLILVTGPTGSGKSTTLASMIDKINRERHEHIITIEDPIEFLHHHKNCVVNQREVNSDTKSFKDALKYVLRQDPDVVLIGEMRDLETIEAALTVSETGHLAFATLHTNSCVQTINRIIDVFPSHQQSQVRAQLSFVLEGVLSQQLIAKAGGEGRVLALEVMIPNAAIRNLIREDKVHQIYSTMQTGQGQFGMQTMNQSLLDLYQRRIISYDDAIGRSTVPEELQAMLQHGTTTTDSREHAGARPAKVRY, encoded by the coding sequence ATGCCACTGAGCTTACACCAGTTACTCAAAACCATGATCGAAAAAGGTGCCTCGGATCTTCACATCACAACCGGTTCGCCTCCACAAATTCGCATCGACGGAAAACTGGCGCCGATGAACCTCCCCGATTTGGCTCCCGCAGAAACCAAACAGCTCTGCTACAGCGTCTTAACGGACGCACAGAAGCACCGATTTGAGGACCAGAATGAATTGGATGTCTCCTTCGGCGTGAAAGGACTGAGCCGGTTCCGTGCGAACTTTTTCGTACAACGGGGGGCTATGGCCGCCGCCTTTCGAACGATCCCATATAAAATTCTCAGCTTCCAGGAGCTGGGCCTTCCTCCGATCGTCGAAAAACTCTGTGAGAAACCGCGCGGATTGATTCTGGTTACGGGACCGACGGGAAGCGGCAAATCCACCACCTTGGCATCCATGATCGACAAGATCAACCGTGAACGCCATGAACATATCATCACCATTGAAGATCCGATCGAGTTTCTTCACCACCACAAGAATTGCGTGGTCAACCAACGTGAAGTCAACTCCGACACCAAATCCTTTAAAGACGCTTTGAAATATGTCCTTCGACAGGATCCGGATGTCGTGCTCATCGGCGAGATGAGGGACCTGGAAACCATCGAGGCCGCTCTGACCGTTTCAGAGACCGGTCATCTGGCCTTCGCCACACTCCATACGAATTCCTGTGTCCAGACCATCAACCGGATTATCGACGTCTTTCCTTCCCATCAGCAGTCCCAAGTACGGGCTCAACTCTCTTTTGTTCTGGAAGGGGTGCTGTCCCAACAGTTAATCGCCAAGGCCGGAGGAGAAGGACGTGTTCTCGCCCTGGAGGTCATGATCCCCAATGCGGCGATCCGAAACCTGATCCGGGAAGACAAGGTACACCAGATCTACTCCACGATGCAGACCGGGCAGGGACAGTTCGGCATGCAGACAATGAACCAGTCACTCCTGGATCTCTATCAACGGCGGATCATCTCTTATGACGATGCCATCGGTCGGTCCACGGTCCCGGAGGAGCTACAGGCTATGCTGCAACATGGAACCACCACAACCGATTCACGAGAACATGCCGGGGCCCGCCCCGCAAAGGTCCGCTACTGA
- a CDS encoding PAS domain-containing protein has translation MSARLTPQQEDLFSRLKWLMFMRIALVTFLFGVTLLVSLRSPHNGVISSFTSLYFLIGYAYLLTGLSAFFFKQIRHPVRFAYLQIAGDIVFITGVLHITGGIESPFVFLYFLSIISGSLLHYRKGGITAALLSALSYLALLYINTLGAAFFHITRTTFDPLRIYYRTFLNLFSFFVVAFLSNQLAHRLKKAGEEIQEKKIDIEDLQAFNENIIQSVTSGLITTDLSGCVTSVNRSAEKILGLPKSALLHMNLEELFSFEKITHYLHRNPLQGAQEDFRRFEVTYTNHDKKEMILGMTLSLLRNNRKELQGYLCTFQDLTRIKALEKKMKRNEQLAMIGELSAGIAHEIRNPLASISGSIQMLKDELDLDDANRRLMEIILKETDRLNNLIGNFLMYARPKPIERSNVLLKDLVDETVTLLQYNRRIRKNLSIDVNLPDKLELDVDSTAMRQVLWNLAVNAIDAMPEGGTLTISGRKIAGDRPLAKRKKGTPIIRITFSDTGCGIDPEIRDRIFFPFHTTKEGGTGLGLAIVHQIMQQHDGWIDVVSLPGEETSFHLYLPENVPTTVLQEV, from the coding sequence ATGTCTGCACGATTAACACCTCAGCAGGAAGACCTTTTCAGCCGCCTGAAATGGCTGATGTTCATGCGGATTGCGCTGGTCACCTTTCTGTTCGGAGTCACCCTCCTCGTCAGTCTGCGAAGCCCCCATAACGGAGTGATCTCCTCTTTTACCTCGCTCTATTTCCTGATCGGATATGCGTACCTCCTGACCGGTTTGTCCGCCTTTTTCTTCAAACAGATTCGTCATCCGGTACGCTTCGCCTACCTCCAGATTGCAGGAGATATCGTTTTTATCACGGGTGTGCTCCACATCACCGGCGGTATTGAAAGTCCCTTTGTCTTTCTCTATTTCCTCTCCATCATCAGCGGGAGTCTGTTGCACTACAGGAAGGGAGGCATCACGGCGGCATTGCTCAGCGCCCTTTCCTACCTGGCTCTCCTTTATATAAACACCCTGGGCGCCGCCTTCTTTCATATCACCCGCACAACATTCGACCCGCTCCGGATCTACTATCGGACCTTCCTGAACCTTTTTTCATTCTTTGTTGTTGCGTTTCTCAGTAATCAGCTTGCCCATCGGCTGAAAAAAGCCGGCGAAGAAATTCAGGAAAAAAAGATCGATATTGAAGACCTGCAGGCATTCAACGAGAATATCATCCAGAGTGTTACCAGCGGTCTGATCACGACCGATCTGTCCGGTTGTGTCACTTCGGTCAACCGTTCCGCAGAGAAAATCCTGGGCCTTCCGAAATCCGCTCTGTTGCACATGAATCTGGAAGAACTTTTCTCATTCGAAAAGATCACCCATTATCTGCATCGTAACCCCTTACAAGGAGCGCAGGAAGACTTCCGCCGGTTCGAAGTCACCTATACGAATCATGACAAAAAGGAGATGATCCTCGGGATGACACTGTCACTCCTTCGCAACAACCGAAAGGAATTGCAGGGTTACCTCTGCACCTTCCAGGACCTTACCCGGATCAAGGCCCTGGAAAAAAAGATGAAACGAAACGAACAACTGGCCATGATCGGTGAACTTTCCGCAGGCATCGCGCATGAAATCCGGAATCCCCTGGCCTCCATCAGCGGATCGATTCAGATGCTGAAGGACGAACTGGACCTCGACGATGCCAACCGGCGGCTGATGGAGATCATCCTGAAAGAAACAGACCGGCTGAATAACCTGATCGGGAATTTCCTGATGTACGCCCGCCCGAAACCGATCGAGCGGTCAAACGTCCTGCTGAAGGATCTCGTGGACGAAACAGTGACCCTGCTGCAATACAACCGGAGGATCCGGAAAAACCTCTCGATCGACGTCAACCTGCCGGATAAGCTGGAACTGGATGTTGATTCTACAGCCATGCGCCAGGTCTTATGGAACCTGGCCGTCAATGCCATTGACGCCATGCCGGAGGGCGGAACGCTCACAATCTCCGGGCGGAAGATTGCAGGCGACCGCCCGCTGGCAAAAAGAAAAAAAGGAACCCCCATAATCCGGATCACCTTCTCAGACACCGGCTGCGGCATCGACCCCGAAATCCGAGACCGCATCTTTTTCCCCTTCCACACGACGAAAGAAGGTGGTACCGGTTTGGGACTGGCCATTGTCCACCAGATCATGCAACAACATGACGGCTGGATCGATGTTGTCAGCCTCCCCGGCGAAGAAACAAGCTTTCACCTCTATCTGCCGGAGAACGTGCCGACAACCGTTTTGCAGGAGGTTTAG
- a CDS encoding HAMP domain-containing protein: MGMFNKLNRSLKVRFVVFLVLILTLAIGASSYLHLQIQYNQLMDIDREKLRDIAGAVERSIKTSMEEGKSQNVKQIIGDVGTLPDILKIRIFSKRGVILISSIEGEKGTLIDEHDLQLLHNRKFSTVYDAENLQQPVFSIIKPIYNQPRCFRCHGSSTNQINGVLEVEVSMKKVRYRLQAIRNFMITSTLITLLVLVLTILFLLSHLVNRPIQRLITTMRKAQQGDLTVRVGQEATLEFRELGWNFNSMISRLEKALADLKHLHEEQMERVDRFATIGELAAGIAHEIKNPIAGIGGAIQILMEDFPLQDPRREIFEEILKQIDRIDRDVKDLLSYARTAKPTLSEQDINHVIHQAVFLIRDRAAQQQVEVVMELDQSLPRIEVDGKQIQQVLVNLGLNGIQAMPEGGRLQFSSAMIERSGGSRFVEIRVSDTGQGIPSRTMAKIFTPFFTTRHTGTGLGLPISQKIIHQHQGKIEVRSNPDEGTCFIIQLPLLRTDTKE, from the coding sequence ATGGGTATGTTCAACAAACTGAACCGGAGCCTGAAAGTACGCTTCGTCGTCTTTCTTGTACTGATTCTCACCCTTGCTATCGGTGCCTCTTCCTATCTGCACCTTCAGATTCAGTACAATCAGTTGATGGATATTGACCGTGAGAAACTGCGGGACATTGCCGGTGCCGTGGAGCGCAGCATCAAGACTTCCATGGAGGAAGGCAAGAGCCAGAATGTCAAGCAGATTATCGGCGACGTGGGAACCCTGCCGGACATCCTGAAGATTCGGATCTTCTCCAAACGGGGGGTGATCCTGATCTCCAGTATTGAGGGAGAAAAAGGGACCCTGATCGACGAACATGATCTGCAACTTTTGCATAACCGGAAGTTTTCGACCGTCTACGACGCGGAAAACCTCCAACAGCCGGTCTTTTCCATCATCAAACCGATTTACAATCAACCCCGCTGCTTTCGTTGTCATGGCTCCAGTACGAACCAGATCAACGGAGTCCTCGAGGTTGAGGTCTCCATGAAAAAAGTTCGTTACCGCCTGCAGGCCATCCGAAACTTCATGATTACCTCCACCCTCATCACCCTGCTCGTGCTGGTCCTGACGATTCTTTTTCTCCTTTCGCACCTCGTAAACCGGCCGATTCAACGGCTGATCACCACCATGCGGAAGGCACAACAGGGAGACCTGACGGTTCGCGTGGGTCAGGAAGCCACGCTTGAATTTCGCGAACTGGGGTGGAATTTCAACTCCATGATCTCCCGTCTGGAAAAAGCGCTGGCCGACCTGAAGCACCTCCACGAAGAACAGATGGAACGGGTCGACCGCTTTGCGACCATCGGCGAACTGGCGGCCGGCATCGCCCATGAGATCAAAAACCCCATCGCCGGGATCGGGGGAGCCATCCAGATCCTGATGGAAGATTTCCCTCTCCAGGACCCTCGCCGGGAGATCTTTGAAGAGATCCTGAAACAGATCGACCGGATCGACCGGGACGTTAAGGATCTTCTGAGTTATGCCCGGACGGCCAAGCCGACCTTGTCCGAACAGGATATCAATCATGTCATTCATCAGGCCGTCTTTCTGATCCGTGATCGGGCGGCCCAGCAACAGGTCGAAGTTGTTATGGAGCTGGATCAATCTCTCCCCAGGATCGAGGTCGACGGGAAACAGATTCAGCAGGTACTGGTCAACCTGGGATTGAACGGGATCCAGGCCATGCCCGAAGGGGGGCGTCTGCAATTCTCTTCGGCCATGATTGAACGGAGCGGGGGCAGCCGGTTCGTTGAGATCCGGGTTTCTGACACCGGTCAGGGAATCCCCTCCCGGACCATGGCCAAGATTTTCACACCCTTTTTCACCACCCGTCATACCGGCACCGGCTTGGGGCTCCCGATCAGCCAGAAGATCATTCACCAGCATCAGGGAAAGATCGAGGTACGGAGCAACCCGGACGAGGGGACCTGTTTTATCATCCAGCTCCCCCTGTTGAGAACGGACACGAAGGAGTAA